TTAAGCAGCtcgcatccaattcaaagcaagGAAATCGCGAATTTTTAAATGAGATGGGCATGATAACTTGCTTGCAACACCCGAATCTAGTGACACTGCATGGATGCTGTATTGAAAGGGATCAATTATTACTGGTTTACGAATACATGGAAAACAATAGTCTTGCGCATGCCTTATTCGGTAACTTTCATGACGTCAATACTCAATAGAATCTGATCAAGTTAAAACCTGAATATACAAGACGTTTAACATTTGGTTTTTCTTGTTGGACAGTCTATAATTCTAACGTTTCTGTTAAGGGAAGTTTTCAGGTTTGCTTAtcgattttttatttgtacacTTAGAAGTATTTTTGGTTGTATGATAAATAGACCCGGAGATCCGAGTTAAACTCGACTGGCCTACACGGCTTAAGATTTGTACCGGGATAGCCAGAGGTTTAGCTTTTCTGCATGAAGAATCAAGACTCAAGATTGTTCACAGGGACATAAAAGCTACCAATGTGCTGCTGGATGGGGATTTGAACCCTAAAATATCGGACTTTGGATTGGCTAAACTTTATGGTGAAGAGAGCACACATGTCAGCACCAAAGTTGCAGGAACCATGTCAGTTGTCATAACATTTTCTTTCGACACACGTttacatatgtatgtatgtcttATAGTTTTAATTGGAAAGTGACAAATTATTGGGACAATCTTAATTTGCAGAGGATATATGGCACCAGAGTATGCGCTATGGGGTCACTTGACCTACATGGCAGATGTTTACAGTTTCGGAGTTGTTGCGCTGGAGATTGTCAGTGGGAAGAAGAACAGCTATGTACCAACTAACACTTGTGTCTGTCTCCTAGACTGGGTACTATACAGCTTTCAATCTCTCGAGCTACTGCACAATTTGTGGGTTTTCCAACAATTTTATGTTAATCagtaagaaatatttcaataaAGCGAAATTTCCGTGGTTGCATGCAGGCCTATCAGTTGCAACAAAGTGGAAACTTGAAGGAGCTGATAGATGTGAGCTTAGGGAGTGAAGTCAATTACAAAGAAGCAGAAGTAATGATTAAAGTCGGTTTGCTGTGCACGAATGTTTCTCCGTCACTTAGGCCTACCATGTCCGAGGTGGTGAGCATGCTTGAAGGACGAACAACAGTCCCGGACACAAAGCAAGAAGCGATAAATTATACTGAAGATTGGAGGCTCAAGGCCGTGAGAGATCGACATCATCAAAGCCAAACACAAAGTTCAAGTGGAAGCCAACCCGAGAGTTTGGTAACTTCTTACACACCTTACTCTTCCTCTACATGAGGCCATGAATCGAGTTCAATCAAATTTGAATCAAAATCCTGACGACATCATATATAGTAGCAGTCTAGCTAGCTCTCTGTCCTGTTGTAATTTTATCGTACTAATTTTTTAGAGTTTCTGTAGCAAATACACATGCTCTTCCTTAAGagaaatattaaatatttggaAGGCTTCTGTGCCTGGGATAGCTCCCATACCGATGGTATGTGTATTTGTAAGAAAGCGGTATGCAAGGTATCAGTATTATTCTCATTCTTAATATATCAGGCTTTTACTAAGACATAAGCAATGAAAAATCGGTTTTCAAGTTGAAATTAGCTAATACGTCATACTCGAGCATTTAGGTATGAGATCAATAATGTGGGTTTACGTCATATACTTGGACAACGAGTATACCTCATACTCATCCATGACTTCTCTTCtttcatataaatataaacatgctTCGAGTGAGACTCTAAGATCAAATGAAAGCAAAATACGAGGAGTCTTATATTTACGTAAGGGTACTCTACGAATGACATGATCTGCTCTTTCCTTTGGGCTTGATCCCCATTGTGTACCCAGAGACATAATGGGCTCCGCCAGTAGCCTGGTTAAAGTCCAATGTCTTCATCCTTTCAAGTTGGAAGTTAAACTAATTATTAGGTGTGACAGATACAtataagaccaactccaattcttgaagtaaaactcaaattttagattctaaacTTATCTCAACTTGCTCTAACCCTTGGGCCAAATataagttaaaatttaaaactcaTTTATGGGGCAAAGTTAGTCCCTGATTCCCTCTAGTTAATGGGGTTGGcccaccatatatgtatatttttttagttttatatttataaattaattgaatctaacaattaagatctaatttgatcaaatctaatggtaaaaaatatatatataatagtccaaatttaaatccaacggctaaagtaattaaaaaaatttattttatgtgtttcatattctttcgtaGTATTTCGTAAGTTTCATGGTatcggtttagtgatttttcaatatttatcggaatcaatatatttttaggttaaaatgttcataaaattaaactaagatagtttacataatttttttttaattttttatgaagttactttaagaaagaaattatcataaattcattctttaataatctcgagTTAATATTTAACCCAAAAGGGTTGGATAAGAAAAACTATTTctaagttaaaacctaaattttataagttaaaaattttaggttttaacttaaaaattggAGATGATCTAAGTTATGGTATTTATCATATTTGGAAGTTTTAAGGAATTGTTTCCTAACGTAGTTTGTCAGACGTGAAGAAACAGTGATTTGGAAACTTTGCATCGGAACTTGGATGGAAtattttagagaattttaacgaaaagtttatgatactgtttactttaacgaaaaatcatatttttacactaaaaagttaattctgatactattcactttaccatttattttacccttatcgttaaaactccaaattttcaaaccatcttcattagtttttctaatattttaacTACATTTGAGATCTTGCTGGCTGGGTGGCTGCCGGCTGCTAGCCTAAGCTTAGCTCGTTCATAATTCATTCTCTATTTTCATACTGCATGCCCGTTAAACTCAAGATTCGTTTTAAATTCTTGAAATTAcattaattttgtaaaaaagaGACGGAATGTATTGATGTGAAATATGACTTATGGAAAGTCTCTGTTTACAGCAAAATGAATAGAgttaagagagaagaaagagatgagaCGAAGCTTATCACCGCTTATagatccttttttattttttaatcaatttctggttCGCAGGTTCACAGACTCCATACCAATTACTAATTAAAGCAGTCAAAAGCAAGCTCGATCCATAATATATGTCATTGTCCATATTTGAATCCGATTTAACAAAAATTAGGCCTTAAACTAGTGATTCCACGTACTCTAGGTTGATTAGTCTCCGAGGGTTTAAGCCGCCATGCATGCATTAAACTTTGTTTGGAATTTTTAGTCCAAGAAATACAAACGTTGTTTCAATGACACGTGCATATGAAAAATGGGGTAAAAATGGTGTTAAAAGATATTAAGAAGTCAAAACTTGGAAAAAcacgataaattttttattgtgatcggAACACGAGTAATGtatcatgtatttttatataagtagtgaaaattttaatatttatgttattaaatttttaacacacatatctcatcatttgtataatgacatgtagTTTATCACTCCGTGTttcgatcacattgaaaaatctctttaaTTAAACAAGTCTAAAAAATGCTTTTGACTGCATGTTGACAAATGTCACATGGCCCTACCCATGGCGACAACGAGGTCGTTTCCTACTTGTCCAAGAAAGATCAGGGAGGGATGTAATTGGGAACTAGGCGGTTTCGGAAACattcaaagtttaaaaaaatatacatgcGAAGGTATTTTGTGTATTTTACGGATGTTTAATACAAATCTCTTTTGTATGCATTGAGTGTTTGACAAAATGATTGTTGCATGTTGAATCAATAACATTCTTTAAATTCTTGCATAACACTAATCAGATTGTTTCAACATATGTTAATATTTGTTGACATATGCGAAAATTTGTTCAGCAGACAACAAGAAGTTCACCAAGTGTTCGACGAAACACCATAATGAATAAACGGATCTTTTCTATCCCTTCATGCTCTGATTCTAACTAAAATCTTAAACCTTACAACTAAGACCTATGCAGCACAGATACGGATATGAATACGATGATACGACACGTTGATATGGTTATTTTCCAAATATTAAAATACGATACGGCATGGATACGGTAATTAAAAATATACATTGAtgtatattaatatatatatattaataattttatataaataaatatatacggCATGGATGCTAAAAAATATGCATTATTTtctaatataaatatatatggcCTTATTTTCTCATAAAACGGAAGCCttggtttgaaaagaaaatatcacGTGACTTCAAAAAAACCCTAAGTACCTAGCACAATAGAATCTGCCGTCGTCGCCTTCTTTTCAATTGCAATCTTGCCGTTTTGACACTCTTCTACacagagctctctctctctctctctctctcccccctcctCGGGTTCGATTATTTCATCGTCGAGTTGCTTTTGTTGCGTATTCAAAATGTCGGATTAGCGTATTGACGACGTATCTAGATGTTCACTGATCAACGGATACATTCAGATATGTATCCGGAGCGTATCGGCACGTATCATATCTCATACCGTATCTGATACGGGATACACTCTTAAGCTGGCGTGTCCGTGCTTCGTAGACTAAGACCCCCTCATTTAATACTACGAcgtagtgatattcttctttacttgtaagtgagatgtcatATATTTCATTCTCGCCAAATCCGaattttgaatcacattattacaaGTCTATTATGAGGCTTAACCACTCTCTTATTCCTCAATCTAAATAATgtcatttattaaaataaaaaaaaaattaagacccCCAATTCGAGGTTGAATTCTCACTGAGAAAAATTATCTTGTAgtctaataaaaaattatccaTCAAATAGTAAATTACGTGCGAAGGAGTTGTATGGCGCCTTACGTTAATGAAGTCTCAATTATGTCTTGTTCTGAAACCGACAACCCCGCCCTACGTTCTGGCCTTATTCAATATTTCGAATGAAGTCTCAAATATGTCTTGTTCTGAAACCGAGAACCCCGCCCCTAATATTTATATCTCGTCAAGAACTTTCAATTGGCTTAGATCTTATCACGATTCTTTAAAggatattttaacaaaaaatttctgatactgtttatttaatgaaaaattatatttttacatcaaaaaattaatcatggtattattcactttattttttatttgatcgttaaaactcaaagttttcaaattttttccattagttttcctttctttAAACCGTACATaccaaattaatatttaatagagATACTAAAGTGAGTCTCTCACAAGTAAAACTTATTATAagagaaaataatgaatttcttgtattaaaagagaaataattcAATTTTAATGAATTGCTCACCATCATCAAATGGGATAATGCTCATCATCCTATTTATCACTCttaaatgaatttgaattttaagatCTGTGTCTATCTACTATACAAATTTTGAAACTCAATCTCGTATAACGTTGATAAATAGGGTAATGAATATACATAATAATTTATGGTAATGAGTAAAAATACTTCCccaattgtaacatcccacatcgcctaggggagtgatccttatacgtatattttcatccctacctagcatgaggccttttgggagctcactgccttcgggttccgtaggaactctgaagttaagcaagaaaggggctagagcaatcccatgatgggcgatccactgagaagttgctcgtgtgagttcccagaaacaaaactgtgagggcgtggtcagggcccaaagcggacaatatcgtgctatgatggtggagcgggtccgggaagtgatctgtccagggccgggatgtgacaatttggtatcagagcctaaccctggtcgtggtgtgccgatgaGTACttcgggcccctaaggagggatggattgtaacatcccacattgcctaggggagtaatccttatacgtatattctcatccctacctagcacgaggccttttgggagctcactggcttcgggttccgtaggaacttcgaagttaagcgagaaaggggctagagcaatctcatgatgggcgACCCATTGGAAAGTTGcttgtgtgagttctcagaaacaaaaccgtgagggcgtggtcggggcccaaaacggataatatcgtgctacggtggtggagcgggcccgggaagtagttccccgggcggggatgtgacactaaTAATCCAATCGGTTCGATActttcattctttgagttttCAAAGAAGTTCAAAGgttttcttttgctttgcaGGGTCATAcgttgaaacttgaaagcatTCCATTCTATCACACTACATGCATTGGCTGACCCCACGACGTGTTCAAACTCCAAAGTTACCGGCTTTCCTAAATAAGATACCACTGGCTTCACTGTACAGTACTATATTGTCACAAATCTTTCAGAGGCCAGGACTCTCGTCCCACATCTTTCAGAGGGCAGGACTGCAGGAGGACAAGGAATAGCGTCCCACATCTTCAATCTTCTTCACCATGCTGCCCAAGAGCAGCAGCTTCTCTGCTCTACTTGTTATTGTTTTCAGCTGCAGCTTCAGCTTGCTGAGATTTTGTGAGTCTGTGGTGCCCCAGGATGAAAGTAAGAGATAATATCTTACTCTATTGCTTTGAACTTCAATTAGGCTGGTGCCAAAATGTGTGGGGAGatgaaaagtttgaatctttggaAGTTTCCCTGTGAAATTTTAAAACCTGGGTTTTGTTATCTTGTAATAATAAGAATCAaccatttttcttaaattttgttCTTAGATTTTCTCAGTGACCAAAATGGGTAATTGGAACTTAAATTGTTGTGGGCATAGCTTGTTTTTCTTTAATGTGATGTTCAAATGCTAAATATTACTTTCTTCCGAAAAGGAGCTAGTTCATCAGTAAATTATTTGTCATCTGTGAATACAAgaaattcattattttctttaatatttaTATCTGTATGTGATGGTTCCTTATAATTGTGGATAGTTGATGCTCTCCAAGAAATAACTAAAACGATGGGTGCAAATTATTGGAAGTTTAATGGCGATTCTTGCGAGATTGAATCTGTTGGGGTAACAGAAGAGCCACCAAAAGGAGCTGAGAGCAGTATTGGTTGTGAATGCAACAACACTGTCTGTCATGTCACAGAAATGTATAGTTCCCTCATCTTATTACTGAATATTTCTTACATGATTATATATATCTTGATTTCATTTACGTAATTATATATCGTTGAATGATAGAGGTTGGtatattttgtaataatttaCTCGGaaccaagaaaaggaaaataaatgaaGAAAGTTTTTATACTTGTTTCTATATTTTCGGGTAAACTATACTGACCTCCGATGGGGTTAGGTGAAATACAAGAATCCTCCTTGCAGTGGTAGAACTTACTTTTGGCCGTCCATGTCTAATAGGTGCTAGAAGAAGTTCTGTTGCTGGAGGGATAGATGTTCTCGGTTTTCCACCTAACGTTAAACTTGGCGATGGTAATAAGCTTGATGTTCTTGACCTCGATGTCTCGGAGGTACGTGTAGTTTGCCCAGGTATTTCCGTCTAAAGGAAGGGTTTTTCACAGAAGGAGAATAACTCTAAATGAAGACCACTAATCATTCATTTGCAAGCAAGTCCTTTATGATTATTCTGCTTTCTTAATAACATTGTACTCTGCATAATACtcgatttcaaaattttaaatctgaCAGAGTACTCAAGGGTTATAGTCTACCCGGCATGCTTCCCCCTCAACTTGTCAAACTTCCTTACCTTAAACAAATGTAAGAGCATTTTGTAAAGTTCAAAAGTAATGTGACTATGTCTAATGACTTTGTTCTATCTGTGACCTTTATTTCTAGCGACTATGAGTATcacttcattttctttttcttcctctttgtgTAGTGATTTTGCTCTCAATTATCTAAATGGTACTATACCAAAAGAATGGGGTGCAGTGCAGTTAACTTCAATGTGAGCCTCTTGTCAATTTTTGTGATTGTATTTTGATTTCGTACTTCTTgttgtaaattaaatagaaattcTATGCAGCTCTCTTCTTGTGAATCGCTTGTCAGGGGAGATTCCGAAGGAGTTGGGAAATATTACTACTCTTACATCCCTGTAAGCTTAGATTTTTCGCTTTTCTCagtatattatttttttgatcACGGACTTATTGTAACTAAGATTGTCAGGGTCTCCATCCCGTCTCCCTGGATTACATTCTGCTATTACTTCAAAAGCTGCAGAAGCTTTTCTATTTGCATCCATTGTGAAACCCTTTTTTTCCCTCCATATTGGATTTTCTTGCAGTCAATGAAAGTGATTCTGGCTTGCTCTTTCCAATCTcaatattctttcttttttgacaATCAGGGTTCTTGAAGCAAATCAATTCTCCGGAGTTGTTCCCCATGAGCTTGGAAGTTTAATCAACTTGGGAACTATGTAATGCAATTTTCCTTTTAGAAAAATTTGgttctttatatattttttggtacACTGTTAACACTTTTTGAAGGATGAAAGATAGGTGAAAATTGATGGTTCATTGCTTTGGCATTGGAATTGCAGGATATTGTCCTCCAATCGTTTCACTGGAAACTTACCGATGACATTTTCTGGGCTAAGAAATTTGACAGACTTGTATGTTTTttcagtttgtttgtttttgaatGTCTAAAAACCTGCTTACGTGTCACCTGATACAATTTTATTGTCCAATGCAGTAGAATAAACGATAACAACTTCAGTGGAACAATACCTGATTTTATACAGAATTGGAAACAACTCAAAAGATTGTAAGatcttttgcttttgaaaaaattcAGACCTGCCGTTTAAATCATTATAGATGAGCCAAATTACTTCAGACTTAATTGTTTCTAACGTTTCACGTATGCGtgaaatatgtatatattggaTCGTTGAAGAGAAATGCATGCGAGTGGGCTTCAGGGACCCATCCCTTCCAACATATCTCTTTTGATCAACTTAACAGAGTTGTGAGTAAACGCATtttcaagttttctttgcaGCTTTAagttgttatttttatttttgttctattGAATTACTTGCTTTTATTTCTTGTGGTGCCTACTTAGGAGGATTAGCGATATAAATGGAACAGAGCAGGGTTTTCCAGTATTAAAAAACACAACAGGCCTAGAAAGATTGTACGTCGAGTATCTGTATCATCCATTACCTTGAAGGTGTTACTTATATTTACCTTTGACGCCAGTTTTTCTAATGCTATTTAGTTGCATATCTTAGGGTTCTGAGAAACTGTAACATTTCTGGAGAGATTCCTCCATACGTCTGGACAATGCAAAACCTGGACATGTTGTAAGTAGTGTGTGAAGTTGGGGACTGATTGCACTGTTGTCTTATGACTGGGAATGCAGTTtgattatatttttgtattctGATTGTTATAGGGATGTCAGTTTTAACAAGTTAGTAGGGCAAATTCCAGCTACATTGAACTTAGAGAGTTTGAGATTCCTGTAAGTATAACCTTCTGCTACATATTTTTGGGAATGAAACTTTAGATTTTCAGGTTGCTGCGTGCTTAGTTGTTTATTCTTTCGTTATATAATCTAATATTGATGTAACACTCCAAAAATTCGATGTTGCTTTCTGTAGATTTTTAACTGGCAACTCTATGAGTGGGAGTGTACCAGACTCAGTGCTCAAGGATGGAAGTAGCATGTATGTCTGATACTTATTTTCAACGCGTCATCTtacttctttctctcttttgatATATTTGCAACTTACCTTTACCTTCCATGCTTCTCTTTGTACCCAAGATCTTTCTCATGAGTGTATTATTACTAAGTAGGTACTAACACCGGCATTCTGGGAGCTAACCAGTTTAGCATTATTACGATGATTGCACATATGGAAGATTTTCAGTCTCACCTTTTCCTTGATGTATATTATTTTCCAAAATCTGCAATATGCTTTGCTATAAAATACATGTACAGTACCAGACTACAAGTCCCCTGTTTccattttttcatttcttaGTTGAATCTTCCTCGTTCTTTTTGGCTTTGACGGAGAGGGGATGCTAGTCTGGAAATGGCATCTCATGGAGCAACATCTTTCTAGGCTTATGTACCTTTTTCCTAGATAGCGAGTGACCCTTACGATTTATTTCTTGCATGCAGTGATCTTTCGTACAATAACTTCACATGGCAAGGCCCCGAGAAACCTGCTTGTCAAGACAACATGTCAGAATACTTGTCTAGTAAATATTCATGTTTTATGCCGGTTTTATAGCGATATAAACTGATTATTGTTTCACATATTTCCCTATGTTAGCAATCTAAACCTGAACTTGTTCCGGAGCTCTTCAAGAGAAAACAACTTGTAAGATTGTCTCTCTGTCTTGCTTTCTTTCGTTGCATTATAGCAATCACAAAAATGTTCATATATGCATGGTGTAGATTCCATGTTAACATATTTTTCCACTCAATTATGGCAGAAGGAGAGGTCTTCCATGCTTGAAGAATCTCAACTGTCCGCGATGTAAGGATATATTTAAGATTATATACGCAATAAAGTAAATTCTTCTGATTGTGAAGTGTgtgtttcaaacaaaaaaaaaatgctggCAGTGAAGTTTGAAACCCGCTTTGCCTGAAATTTTTTTACATAGAACACTACATAATTCGAAACTTTAATGTTTTCATCACTGTTGTGTGTTAGTAGATAGTTGTATTGCATCCTTAGTACGTTACTATCCAGCATTCTTTCATGTTCTCTCACTTGTGCTTTTATTTTAACGTATTATGCCAGTTTCAACTTGTTTGCATGTTAATTGTGGTGGAAATGACATCGCTGTCGAAGGAAACAAAGGAAACATTTTGTATGAAGGAGACGGAGGAGTTGAAGGTGGCActgcagatttttttttaaatgatgctTCTTATTGGGGATTTAGTAGCACTGGAGACTTCATGGATGACAACGATATCCAGAATACACGCTACTCTGTATCTCTGGCATCTTCCAATCTCTCTGGATTATACACAACAGCACGCATATCTCCACTTTCAATCACTTATTTCCATTATTGCTTAGAAAATGGTGACTATACCGTAACTCTTTACTTTGCGGAGATACAGTTTACAAATGACCAAACATATACGAGTCTTGGAAGGCGCATTTTTGATATCTATGTTCAGGTAATTGGTCATGTTGTTACAAGTGTATGTTTTGAAGTCACAAAGAGGTTTAACCGAAGCACTTTGTCTCAGGATGAAGTATTGCGGAAGGATTTCAATATTGAAGATGAGTCAAAGGTGGCTCAAAAGCCTGTAGTAATACAAGAACACAATGTCAGTGTGACGAATAATATCTTAGAGATCCGATTCTATTTTGCTGGTAAAGGTACAACAAGGATTCCTGAAAGAGGAGTATATGGTCCCCTTATCTCTGCTATTGCCGTGGAATCTGGTGAGTCGTTTTGATGAGTTCTTCTTTGCCATATTGCAAAGTATGCCTAAGAAAAAGCTTCTATCACAAAATTTTCTGAGTTTAGAACATGAGAATCAAttgatttgttcaatttttcaACTTCTTTTACGTTTTCTTTTGTTCAATATTGAAAGTGTTATGTTCAT
This genomic stretch from Pyrus communis chromosome 2, drPyrComm1.1, whole genome shotgun sequence harbors:
- the LOC137725966 gene encoding probable LRR receptor-like serine/threonine-protein kinase RFK1, yielding MLPKSSSFSALLVIVFSCSFSLLRFCESVVPQDEIDALQEITKTMGANYWKFNGDSCEIESVGVTEEPPKGAESSIGCECNNTVCHVTEIVLKGYSLPGMLPPQLVKLPYLKQIDFALNYLNGTIPKEWGAVQLTSISLLVNRLSGEIPKELGNITTLTSLVLEANQFSGVVPHELGSLINLGTMILSSNRFTGNLPMTFSGLRNLTDFRINDNNFSGTIPDFIQNWKQLKRLEMHASGLQGPIPSNISLLINLTELRISDINGTEQGFPVLKNTTGLERLVLRNCNISGEIPPYVWTMQNLDMLDVSFNKLVGQIPATLNLESLRFLFLTGNSMSGSVPDSVLKDGSSIDLSYNNFTWQGPEKPACQDNINLNLNLFRSSSRENNLRRGLPCLKNLNCPRFSTCLHVNCGGNDIAVEGNKGNILYEGDGGVEGGTADFFLNDASYWGFSSTGDFMDDNDIQNTRYSVSLASSNLSGLYTTARISPLSITYFHYCLENGDYTVTLYFAEIQFTNDQTYTSLGRRIFDIYVQDEVLRKDFNIEDESKVAQKPVVIQEHNVSVTNNILEIRFYFAGKGTTRIPERGVYGPLISAIAVESDSRDCSNGGKKGTAHIVTGVIVGAFLLVFVILGILWWKGYLPCKRGRNKDRDGLDGQTGGFTLKQLKAATNDFDYDNKIGEGGFGPVYKGQLPDGRVIAVKQLSSMSRQGNREFLNEMGMISCLQHPNLVKLHGCCIEGGQLFLVYEYMENNNLARSLFGRENHLKLDWATRLKICIGIARGLAFLHEESVLKIVHRDIKATNVLLDEDLNPKISDFGLAKLDEEEKTHISTRVAGTIGYMAPEYALWGHLTYKADVYSFGVVALEIISGKNNNNYIPSDDWVCLLDWACHLQQTGNLLELIDEKLGSEFDQKEAEIMVKVALLCTNTSASLRPSMSEAVSMLEGQTPVPDVVPEPRTYKEDLRFKAMRDLHRQRGDHCSSISHTQNSFTVHAFESTSTTGLDFSEIISESRPS